A region from the Aliarcobacter thereius LMG 24486 genome encodes:
- a CDS encoding efflux transporter outer membrane subunit: MFRYIFYFILALFFVSCTSMQPNLNLEDKDFTKESFKNYEQNKNKRFEELNSNAFLKDEKLKTIINLVLENNKSLEIALLKIESSKALYGIQTSNLFPKIDANPSLDRTKASDTTNPNNRILNNYKANVTASFELDLFGKNQSLNEAAKNSFLATKYAYNSTKLLLISETINSYLKLASSLENQKLSDEILKNLEEVYTLTSKKYVLGAASKQEMLASLASLKEMENISLEFENEVSKSINALELLISSKLDENLIPSNFLKADYIDTLNYQIESNVLLNRPDIKEYEFKLREKNANIGAARAAFFPSISLTANTGYASNSLSGLFSNQNTFWQISPSINIPIFTAGENIKRLEYSKKEQEIALKEYERAIQTAFKEVNDTLAIRKNIASKLENYSLLLESLKDTYNIVLNSYKIGKGSYLSLLIAQKEYINSKIAYTNLVLSELENRVDIFKTLGGEIKE; this comes from the coding sequence ATGTTTAGATATATATTTTATTTTATTTTAGCACTCTTTTTTGTATCTTGTACTTCAATGCAGCCAAATCTTAATCTTGAAGATAAAGATTTTACAAAAGAGTCATTTAAAAATTATGAACAGAATAAAAATAAGAGATTTGAAGAGTTAAATAGTAATGCGTTTTTAAAAGATGAAAAACTAAAAACTATTATTAATCTTGTTTTAGAAAATAATAAGAGTTTAGAAATAGCTCTTTTAAAAATTGAGAGTTCAAAAGCTCTTTATGGAATACAAACTTCAAATCTATTTCCAAAAATAGATGCAAACCCTTCTTTAGATAGAACAAAAGCAAGTGATACAACAAATCCAAATAATAGAATATTAAATAACTATAAAGCAAATGTTACAGCATCTTTTGAGCTTGATTTATTTGGTAAAAATCAAAGTTTAAATGAAGCTGCTAAGAATAGTTTTCTTGCTACAAAATATGCTTATAATAGTACAAAGCTTCTATTGATATCTGAAACTATAAATTCTTATTTAAAATTAGCAAGTAGCTTAGAAAATCAAAAACTATCAGATGAAATTCTAAAGAATCTAGAAGAAGTTTATACTTTAACAAGTAAAAAATATGTTTTAGGAGCTGCTTCAAAACAGGAAATGTTGGCGAGTTTAGCTTCACTTAAAGAGATGGAAAATATAAGTTTAGAGTTTGAAAATGAAGTATCAAAAAGTATAAATGCACTTGAACTTTTAATCTCTTCTAAACTTGATGAAAACTTAATACCAAGCAATTTTTTAAAAGCTGATTATATTGATACTTTAAATTATCAAATAGAATCAAATGTTTTACTAAATAGACCTGATATAAAAGAGTATGAATTTAAATTAAGAGAAAAAAATGCAAATATAGGTGCAGCAAGAGCTGCTTTCTTCCCAAGTATTAGCTTGACTGCAAATACTGGTTATGCTAGTAACTCTCTAAGTGGATTATTTTCAAACCAAAATACATTTTGGCAAATTAGTCCAAGTATAAATATTCCTATTTTTACTGCTGGTGAAAATATAAAAAGATTAGAATATTCAAAAAAAGAGCAAGAAATAGCTTTAAAAGAGTATGAAAGAGCTATTCAAACAGCCTTCAAAGAAGTAAATGATACTTTGGCTATTAGAAAAAATATTGCTTCTAAACTAGAGAACTACTCTTTACTTTTAGAATCTTTAAAAGATACATATAATATTGTTTTAAACTCATATAAAATTGGGAAAGGAAGTTATCTATCTTTACTAATTGCACAAAAAGAGTATATAAATTCGAAAATAGCTTATACAAATTTAGTTTTAAGTGAGCTAGAAAATAGAGTAGATATTTTTAAAACTTTAGGTGGAGAGATAAAAGAGTAA
- a CDS encoding efflux RND transporter permease subunit, with product MIANFFIFRPIFAWVISLIIMISGVVSLYLLPVEQYPDIAPPQINIFATYTGASAETIENSVTQIIEQQLTGLDGMLYFFSSSSSSGRSRISVVFNQGINPDIAQVQVQNKVEQILSRLPEDVQRQGVRVYKSQNDFLMLASVYDSSNRADRTDISDFLVSNLQDSIARIDGVGEVSVYGGQYAMRIWLDPYKLEQFSLIPSDIQSAINSQNSQASAGILGSMPTLSDQQLSVTVTARSKFKTVEEFENIILKANLDGSSVKIKDIARVEIGAQSYSNITSLNGSPASGISIQLASGANAVATSNRVKEFLKQSESFLPEGYKIAYPRDTTLFIKASIYEVIKTLIEAIILVVLVMFLFLKNFRATLIPAIAVPVVLLGTFAILNILGFSINTLTMFALVLAIGLLVDDAIVVVENVERNMNEKGLNPREATILSMKEVTSALIGITTVLSVVFLPMAFFGGSTGVIYRQFSVTIVSSMILSVIVALTLTPALCATILKPHQEKNRGFIYWFNSKFESLTEKYSKLVEKSIFFSKRWAFFYLLIIISSVYMFTKLPTSFLPKEDQGSMMVQYTLPSGAVASRTVDTANIIRDYFMKKEEKYLNTIFTISGFSSRSSGQNVGTAFISLKSWDERDKDGHVDKISARALKEFNDPNSKYFIRDARVFAFNPSVVQGLGSNDGFEFQLLASSNISREELLEVKDNIIEEAKNNQYIKSVRSDGAEESPQLKISYNIEKATSLGINLRDIDTTLSAAWGGVYVNDYIDRTRVKRVYIQGDAPFRSAPEDLYKWKVRNNSGSMTSFSEFSDFSWEYGPEQLTRFNGFMSYQIEGDAKDGVSSGFAMKEMDKISNSLANGTMSAYSGASYQERMASNQSMLLYSISLLVVFLCLAALYESWSVPFSVILVVPLGLFGVVLAVLLRDLHNDIYFQVALLAVMGLASKNAILIVEFINSSYKNGMGLLESAILGAKLRLRPIIMTSLAFIAGIIPLAISSGAGANSRIAIGTGIIGGTISATILTLFLVPLFYIFIKKVFSKE from the coding sequence ATGATTGCAAATTTCTTTATATTTAGACCTATTTTTGCTTGGGTTATATCTCTTATTATTATGATAAGTGGTGTGGTAAGCCTATATTTATTACCTGTTGAACAATATCCTGATATTGCTCCACCTCAAATAAATATCTTTGCAACTTATACAGGGGCTTCTGCTGAAACTATTGAAAATAGTGTAACTCAGATAATAGAACAGCAACTAACAGGTCTAGATGGAATGTTATATTTCTTTTCAAGCTCTAGTTCATCTGGAAGATCAAGAATAAGTGTAGTTTTTAATCAAGGAATAAACCCTGATATTGCACAAGTTCAAGTTCAAAATAAAGTAGAACAGATTTTATCAAGACTTCCTGAAGATGTACAAAGACAAGGTGTAAGAGTATATAAATCACAAAATGACTTTTTAATGTTAGCAAGTGTTTATGACTCAAGTAATCGTGCAGATAGAACAGATATTAGTGACTTTTTAGTAAGCAATCTTCAAGATAGTATTGCAAGAATTGATGGTGTTGGAGAAGTTAGTGTTTATGGTGGTCAATATGCAATGAGAATTTGGCTTGATCCTTATAAACTAGAACAATTTTCTTTAATTCCTAGCGATATACAAAGTGCAATAAATTCTCAGAATTCTCAAGCAAGTGCTGGAATATTAGGTTCTATGCCCACATTAAGTGATCAACAACTGTCAGTTACTGTTACAGCTAGAAGCAAATTCAAAACTGTCGAAGAGTTTGAAAATATAATTCTAAAAGCAAATCTAGATGGAAGTAGTGTAAAAATAAAAGATATTGCTCGAGTGGAGATTGGTGCACAAAGTTACAGCAACATCACTTCTTTAAATGGTTCACCTGCTTCAGGAATTTCTATTCAACTTGCAAGTGGTGCAAATGCAGTTGCTACTTCTAATAGAGTAAAAGAGTTTTTAAAACAGAGTGAAAGTTTTTTACCTGAAGGCTATAAAATAGCTTATCCAAGGGATACAACTCTATTTATAAAAGCTTCTATTTATGAAGTTATTAAAACCTTAATTGAAGCAATTATTTTAGTTGTTTTAGTCATGTTTTTATTTTTGAAAAATTTTAGAGCAACATTAATCCCAGCTATTGCTGTTCCTGTTGTACTTTTAGGAACTTTTGCTATATTAAATATTTTAGGTTTTTCAATAAATACTCTTACAATGTTTGCTCTTGTTTTAGCTATTGGTCTTTTGGTTGATGATGCTATTGTTGTAGTTGAAAATGTTGAAAGAAATATGAATGAAAAAGGTTTAAATCCAAGAGAAGCAACTATTTTATCAATGAAAGAAGTTACAAGTGCATTAATAGGTATTACAACTGTTTTATCAGTTGTATTTCTACCTATGGCATTTTTTGGAGGCTCAACGGGAGTTATATATAGACAATTCTCTGTTACTATTGTTTCATCTATGATTTTATCTGTTATTGTAGCTTTAACTTTAACTCCTGCACTTTGTGCAACTATTTTAAAACCTCATCAAGAAAAAAATAGAGGATTTATTTATTGGTTTAATTCAAAATTTGAATCTTTAACAGAAAAATATTCTAAACTTGTAGAGAAAAGTATATTTTTCTCAAAAAGATGGGCATTTTTTTATCTATTAATTATTATTTCATCAGTTTATATGTTTACAAAACTTCCAACAAGCTTTCTTCCAAAAGAAGATCAAGGAAGTATGATGGTTCAATATACACTTCCAAGTGGAGCTGTTGCTTCAAGAACAGTTGATACTGCAAATATTATCAGAGATTACTTTATGAAAAAAGAAGAGAAATATTTAAATACAATTTTCACAATCTCAGGTTTTAGCTCAAGAAGTAGTGGACAAAATGTTGGTACAGCTTTTATATCTTTAAAGTCTTGGGATGAAAGAGATAAAGATGGTCATGTTGATAAGATTTCTGCAAGAGCATTAAAAGAGTTTAATGATCCAAATAGTAAATATTTTATTCGTGATGCTAGAGTTTTTGCCTTTAATCCAAGTGTTGTTCAAGGTTTAGGTTCTAATGATGGTTTTGAATTCCAATTACTAGCAAGTTCAAACATAAGTAGAGAAGAGTTACTAGAAGTTAAAGATAATATTATAGAAGAAGCTAAAAATAATCAATATATAAAATCTGTAAGATCAGATGGTGCTGAAGAATCTCCTCAATTAAAAATCTCTTACAATATTGAAAAAGCAACAAGTCTAGGAATAAACTTAAGGGATATTGATACTACTTTAAGTGCTGCTTGGGGTGGTGTTTATGTAAATGATTATATAGATAGAACTAGAGTAAAAAGAGTTTATATTCAAGGTGATGCTCCATTTAGAAGTGCTCCTGAAGATCTTTATAAATGGAAAGTAAGAAATAATAGTGGTTCAATGACATCATTCTCAGAATTTAGTGATTTTTCTTGGGAATATGGACCTGAACAATTAACTAGATTTAATGGATTTATGTCTTATCAAATAGAAGGTGATGCAAAAGATGGAGTTAGTTCTGGATTTGCAATGAAAGAGATGGATAAAATATCTAACTCATTAGCAAATGGAACTATGAGTGCATATAGTGGAGCATCTTATCAAGAAAGAATGGCTAGTAATCAATCCATGCTACTATATTCTATTTCACTTTTAGTTGTATTTTTATGTTTGGCTGCTTTATATGAAAGCTGGAGTGTTCCTTTTTCTGTAATATTAGTTGTTCCTTTAGGACTTTTTGGGGTTGTATTGGCTGTACTTTTAAGAGATTTACATAATGATATTTATTTCCAAGTTGCTCTTTTGGCAGTTATGGGACTTGCAAGTAAAAATGCCATTTTGATAGTTGAGTTTATAAATAGTTCTTATAAGAATGGAATGGGTTTATTAGAGTCAGCAATTCTTGGTGCTAAACTAAGACTAAGACCAATAATTATGACCTCTTTAGCATTTATTGCAGGAATTATACCTCTTGCAATATCCTCAGGTGCTGGTGCAAACAGTAGAATTGCAATAGGAACAGGAATAATAGGTGGAACAATTAGTGCAACAATATTGACTCTATTTTTAGTTCCTCTATTTTATATATTTATAAAAAAAGTATTTAGTAAAGAGTAA